In the Mytilus galloprovincialis chromosome 10, xbMytGall1.hap1.1, whole genome shotgun sequence genome, one interval contains:
- the LOC143047226 gene encoding methylosome protein WDR77-like isoform X1, with the protein MDQIPAAMDRHLDVIQCHTDGGVLLGASSLTGRYWLGSLWFYQNPNNAPDVEKCTAGVQLEAGLTDARWIDNTKVIVGLDTGGIEIWELIENYHTFVHVHSSLEHDNIISSVHLSCDNKRAVSCGYDKCIKVWDVETLSSVHSFRGHYDIVECVRCHPLEPSMFLSCSQDNRILLWDTRKPRPASVVGMFPIERKFLPSIVDSSPLENSPRSLAWQPQSKNMFAVGSSTGQIVFKDTRASIGTPLSFTPHTRDVYKLEFCSNRPQLLASVSEDCTTVVTSLDTQKQVYRDCSHKDYVRGVSWMNDLQLYTCGWDSQVKLNNVVHLLSNKKESAENSVQMDVNGGSDDNSNAKQSTKEVKCNGNGVTIETGATDTKLDTT; encoded by the exons aTGGCGGAGTATTACTTGGTGCCTCAAGTTTAACAGGCAGATATTGGCTTGGTTCATTATGGTTTTATCAGAATCCAAATAATGCACCTGATGTAGAAAAATGTACAGCTGGCGTCCAGTTAGAGGCTGGCCTTACCGATGCCAGATGGATAGATAATACCAAAGTTATAGTGGGCTTAGATACAG gtGGTATAGAGATCTGGGAGTTAATAGAAAATTACCACACATTTGTACACGTTCATTCCTCCTTAGAACATGATAACATCATCAGTAGTGTACATCTGTCATGTGACAACAAACGAGCTGTATCATGTGGATATGATAAATG TATCAAAGTTTGGGATGTAGAAACACTTTCATCAGTTCACTCATTTAGAG gGCATTACGATATAGTAGAATGTGTCAGATGTCATCCTTTAGAACCATCCATGTTCCTGTCTTGTTCACAA GATAATAGAATATTACTATGGGACACACGGAAACCTCGACCTGCATCAGTAGTAGGTATGTTTCCTATAGAACGAAAATTTTTACCCTCTATTGTAG ATTCTTCCCCATTAGAAAATTCTCCACGGAGCTTAGCATGGCAACCACAATCCAAGAACATGTTTGCTGTTGGTAGCAGCACAGGGCAGATTGTCTTTAAGGACACACGGGCCTCAATTGGAACTCCTTTATCATTTACACCACACACAAGGGATGTGTATAAATTAGAATTCTGTAGTAACAG acctCAATTATTAGCCTCTGTATCAGAGGATTGTACAACTGTTGTGACATCACTGGACACACAGAAACAAGT atataGAGATTGTTCACATAAAGATTATGTACGAGGAGTGTCTTGGATGAATGACTTACAGTTATATACGTGTGGTTGGGACTCACAAGTCAAATTAAACAATGTTGTGCATTTATTGTCTAATAAAAAGGAATCAGCAGAAAACAGTGTTCAAATGGACGTTAATGGTGGATCAGATGACAATTCAAACGCAAAACAATCAACAAAGGAAGTAAAATGTAACGGGAATGGTGTTACTATAGAAACTGGTGCTACAGATACAAAGCTAGACACAACATAA
- the LOC143047226 gene encoding methylosome protein WDR77-like isoform X2 has product MDQIPAAMDRHLDVIQCHTDGGVLLGASSLTGRYWLGSLWFYQNPNNAPDVEKCTAGVQLEAGLTDARWIDNTKVIVGLDTGGIEIWELIENYHTFVHVHSSLEHDNIISSVHLSCDNKRAVSCGYDKCIKVWDVETLSSVHSFRGHYDIVECVRCHPLEPSMFLSCSQDNRILLWDTRKPRPASVVDSSPLENSPRSLAWQPQSKNMFAVGSSTGQIVFKDTRASIGTPLSFTPHTRDVYKLEFCSNRPQLLASVSEDCTTVVTSLDTQKQVYRDCSHKDYVRGVSWMNDLQLYTCGWDSQVKLNNVVHLLSNKKESAENSVQMDVNGGSDDNSNAKQSTKEVKCNGNGVTIETGATDTKLDTT; this is encoded by the exons aTGGCGGAGTATTACTTGGTGCCTCAAGTTTAACAGGCAGATATTGGCTTGGTTCATTATGGTTTTATCAGAATCCAAATAATGCACCTGATGTAGAAAAATGTACAGCTGGCGTCCAGTTAGAGGCTGGCCTTACCGATGCCAGATGGATAGATAATACCAAAGTTATAGTGGGCTTAGATACAG gtGGTATAGAGATCTGGGAGTTAATAGAAAATTACCACACATTTGTACACGTTCATTCCTCCTTAGAACATGATAACATCATCAGTAGTGTACATCTGTCATGTGACAACAAACGAGCTGTATCATGTGGATATGATAAATG TATCAAAGTTTGGGATGTAGAAACACTTTCATCAGTTCACTCATTTAGAG gGCATTACGATATAGTAGAATGTGTCAGATGTCATCCTTTAGAACCATCCATGTTCCTGTCTTGTTCACAA GATAATAGAATATTACTATGGGACACACGGAAACCTCGACCTGCATCAGTAGTAG ATTCTTCCCCATTAGAAAATTCTCCACGGAGCTTAGCATGGCAACCACAATCCAAGAACATGTTTGCTGTTGGTAGCAGCACAGGGCAGATTGTCTTTAAGGACACACGGGCCTCAATTGGAACTCCTTTATCATTTACACCACACACAAGGGATGTGTATAAATTAGAATTCTGTAGTAACAG acctCAATTATTAGCCTCTGTATCAGAGGATTGTACAACTGTTGTGACATCACTGGACACACAGAAACAAGT atataGAGATTGTTCACATAAAGATTATGTACGAGGAGTGTCTTGGATGAATGACTTACAGTTATATACGTGTGGTTGGGACTCACAAGTCAAATTAAACAATGTTGTGCATTTATTGTCTAATAAAAAGGAATCAGCAGAAAACAGTGTTCAAATGGACGTTAATGGTGGATCAGATGACAATTCAAACGCAAAACAATCAACAAAGGAAGTAAAATGTAACGGGAATGGTGTTACTATAGAAACTGGTGCTACAGATACAAAGCTAGACACAACATAA